The Fervidibacillus albus genome contains a region encoding:
- a CDS encoding GGDEF domain-containing protein — MFEDLFINGMIIIAFLAIENQFFLKDNVVSPHSSLASKIIFGIMNGALGSVLVVYSLTIAPNVLFDFRHVPVILSALFGGMIPTVISSVFIGLFRLFYVGVSTSSLVGLIAIVISGGVFPLIVHRSKTLWKKWMNTALFSNGMIGISYLFLIENPVYFLKIISVWWIGNLLISYVLYKYTDYMITSNELLRRYKRESAKDFLTGLNNVRKFDEMMSQYSAESVANKKPFTLLFIDIDHFKKINDQYGHGEGDIVLQEMGKILQSECSNQGVVSRNGGEEFSVMVPDCSSKQALVIGEKIRKAVENYRFVLSDGRIATFPETTNQIFHLKEEADRALYEAKEQGRNQVVLYRNK; from the coding sequence ATGTTTGAGGATTTATTTATAAACGGAATGATTATCATTGCTTTTTTGGCGATTGAGAATCAATTCTTTTTAAAAGACAATGTGGTTTCCCCCCATTCATCGCTTGCGTCGAAAATCATTTTCGGAATTATGAATGGGGCGTTAGGAAGTGTGTTAGTCGTTTACAGTTTGACGATTGCACCAAACGTCCTTTTTGATTTTCGCCATGTGCCGGTGATTCTTTCTGCCTTGTTCGGTGGAATGATTCCTACGGTTATTTCAAGTGTGTTCATAGGACTATTTCGTCTGTTTTATGTTGGTGTATCTACTTCATCTCTTGTAGGATTAATTGCCATTGTCATCTCCGGTGGTGTATTTCCTCTCATTGTTCATCGGTCCAAAACGTTATGGAAAAAATGGATGAATACGGCTCTATTTTCAAATGGAATGATAGGCATTTCGTATCTCTTCCTAATCGAGAATCCCGTTTATTTTTTGAAAATTATTTCCGTATGGTGGATTGGTAACTTACTCATTAGCTATGTTTTATATAAATATACTGACTATATGATTACTTCCAACGAGTTGTTACGAAGATATAAACGTGAATCTGCCAAAGACTTCTTGACCGGTTTGAACAATGTGAGAAAATTTGATGAAATGATGAGTCAATATTCAGCCGAATCCGTGGCAAACAAAAAACCTTTTACATTACTGTTTATCGATATTGACCATTTCAAAAAAATTAACGACCAATACGGCCATGGGGAAGGAGATATCGTTTTACAAGAAATGGGAAAAATTTTGCAAAGTGAGTGTAGTAATCAAGGAGTTGTATCGAGAAATGGAGGAGAAGAATTTTCCGTAATGGTGCCGGATTGTTCGTCAAAACAAGCATTAGTAATAGGAGAAAAAATTAGAAAAGCGGTAGAGAATTATCGATTTGTCTTATCCGATGGAAGAATTGCGACGTTTCCAGAGACGACGAATCAAATTTTTCATTTGAAAGAGGAAGCGGATCGGGCATTGTACGAAGCGAAGGAACAGGGAAGAAATCAAGTCGTATTATATAGGAATAAATAA
- a CDS encoding MmcQ/YjbR family DNA-binding protein, whose amino-acid sequence MENHEYVQYCLTKKGAYIDYPFGPKPMVIKVMSKMFALISTDEEVLKISLKCDPDIANDLRNQYESVVPGYHLNKQHWNTVIIDDSIPTSEIQWMIDLSYTLVVKGLKKQEKTELESL is encoded by the coding sequence ATGGAGAATCATGAATATGTACAATATTGCCTAACGAAAAAGGGAGCTTATATCGATTATCCATTTGGTCCTAAACCAATGGTCATAAAGGTTATGTCAAAGATGTTTGCACTCATATCTACAGACGAGGAAGTACTTAAAATTTCTTTAAAATGTGATCCTGACATCGCCAATGATCTTCGCAATCAATATGAAAGTGTTGTCCCAGGATACCATCTGAATAAACAGCACTGGAATACGGTGATTATCGACGATTCCATTCCGACAAGCGAAATTCAATGGATGATTGATCTTTCCTACACATTAGTCGTAAAAGGCTTGAAAAAACAAGAAAAAACAGAACTTGAATCTTTGTAA
- a CDS encoding ABC transporter ATP-binding protein — translation MIELKQVTKRYRSKKALDEVSVTLTPGKIYGLVGENGSGKSTMLKLIAGIIYPTQGEVVVDGKRVDRRVSSIVSYLSELDEYYPFFNVEQTIAFYHSQFSDFDLEKANEMLTFMKLDRKAKVKELSKGNRGRLKIVLSLSRNAPIIIMDEPLSGLDPMVRNSIVKGLISFIDIDKQLVLITTHEIQDIEIILDEVIAIKDGKIIGRKVVEDLREQENVGIVDWLTSIYE, via the coding sequence ATGATTGAACTTAAACAAGTAACAAAGCGGTATCGTAGTAAAAAAGCATTAGATGAAGTGAGCGTAACATTGACTCCAGGGAAAATTTATGGTCTAGTCGGTGAAAACGGAAGTGGCAAGTCGACGATGCTGAAATTAATTGCAGGCATTATTTATCCGACACAAGGGGAAGTGGTCGTTGATGGAAAAAGGGTCGATCGCAGAGTGTCCTCAATCGTTTCCTATTTGTCAGAGTTGGACGAATATTACCCCTTTTTTAATGTGGAACAGACGATTGCTTTTTATCATAGTCAATTTTCAGATTTCGATTTGGAAAAAGCGAATGAAATGTTAACTTTTATGAAACTTGACCGGAAAGCCAAAGTGAAGGAGTTGTCCAAAGGAAATCGGGGGCGTTTAAAAATTGTGTTGTCCCTTTCTCGAAATGCTCCGATCATTATAATGGATGAACCGTTATCCGGACTCGATCCGATGGTGCGAAATTCGATCGTTAAAGGCTTAATCTCCTTTATCGATATTGACAAGCAACTCGTCCTGATCACGACTCACGAAATTCAAGATATCGAAATTATTTTAGATGAAGTCATTGCGATCAAAGACGGAAAAATTATCGGACGCAAAGTCGTGGAGGATCTTCGCGAGCAAGAAAATGTTGGAATTGTCGATTGGTTGACTTCCATATATGAATAA
- a CDS encoding GntR family transcriptional regulator, with amino-acid sequence MNYTFHSQEPIYLQLAEMIKKKIIRRELEPGDKLPSVRDMAVTAGVNPNTVQRTYRELEGTKIVESKRGQGTFVTENEEILQSVREEMKEKEVSRFVYSMREMGYSNIEIKAGLEAYLAERGGINHD; translated from the coding sequence ATGAATTACACATTTCATTCACAGGAACCGATTTATTTGCAATTGGCTGAAATGATTAAGAAAAAAATCATTCGTCGAGAACTGGAACCCGGTGATAAATTACCATCTGTTCGCGACATGGCCGTTACTGCTGGTGTAAATCCGAATACCGTACAGCGCACATATCGGGAATTAGAAGGAACGAAAATTGTTGAATCAAAAAGAGGACAGGGAACTTTTGTGACCGAAAATGAGGAAATCCTTCAATCCGTTCGCGAAGAAATGAAAGAAAAGGAAGTATCCCGCTTCGTTTATAGTATGAGAGAGATGGGATATTCGAATATAGAAATAAAAGCGGGACTGGAGGCTTATTTAGCAGAGAGAGGGGGAATTAATCATGATTGA
- a CDS encoding aldehyde dehydrogenase family protein → MNVDVQNVQARMESNYKLYIDGQWVEGTSGKTITSYNPGNGEKLAQFVDASNEDVDRAVAAATKALETWRNTSVVERSTILLKIADLIDENTDFLASVETLDNGKPIRETSKIDVPLAADHFRYFAGVIRSEEGTAKQLDEHTLTINLKEPIGVVGQIIPWNFPFLMAAWKLAPALAAGDTVVIKPSSETSLSLLEFAKLLDQVLPPGVVNVITGRGRGCGDYMLHHPGFSKLAFTGSTEVGYNVAKAAADHLIPATLELGGKSADIVFDDANLEMAVEGATFGILFNQGQVCCAGSRIFVQETIYEQFIAALKKQFEDVKVGLPWKEEVQMGAIVSERQLKKVLSYVDIAKEEGAEILTGGYRLTENDLDQGYFMAPTIIAEANNHMRCAREEIFGPVVTVIKFKDEEEVIQLANDSEYGLGGAVWSKNIHKAMRVATKVETGRMWVNTYNQLPAGAPFGGYKKSGIGRETYKSILDAYTQTKNIFINLNEEPLGFYK, encoded by the coding sequence ATGAACGTTGATGTTCAAAATGTACAAGCGAGAATGGAATCGAATTATAAGCTGTACATTGACGGTCAATGGGTAGAAGGAACAAGTGGAAAAACTATCACGAGTTACAATCCAGGAAACGGGGAAAAACTTGCTCAGTTTGTCGATGCAAGCAATGAAGACGTGGACCGGGCTGTAGCTGCGGCAACAAAGGCTTTAGAAACATGGAGAAATACGAGTGTTGTAGAACGAAGCACGATCCTTCTAAAAATCGCGGATCTCATCGACGAAAATACGGACTTCTTAGCTTCTGTAGAAACGTTAGATAATGGGAAACCGATCCGGGAAACAAGTAAAATTGATGTACCCCTTGCTGCCGATCATTTCCGCTATTTCGCCGGTGTTATTCGTTCTGAAGAAGGAACAGCAAAACAACTGGATGAACATACATTAACGATTAATTTAAAAGAACCGATTGGCGTTGTCGGGCAAATTATTCCATGGAACTTTCCATTTTTAATGGCGGCTTGGAAATTGGCTCCAGCCCTTGCCGCAGGGGATACGGTTGTCATTAAACCGTCTTCGGAAACATCTCTGAGTTTATTAGAATTTGCGAAACTACTCGATCAAGTATTGCCTCCTGGTGTCGTGAATGTCATCACCGGTCGGGGGCGTGGCTGCGGAGATTATATGTTGCACCATCCGGGATTTAGTAAACTAGCATTTACCGGATCTACGGAAGTCGGATATAACGTAGCAAAGGCAGCTGCCGATCATTTAATTCCAGCAACCCTCGAACTCGGAGGGAAATCTGCAGATATCGTATTTGATGATGCTAATCTTGAAATGGCCGTTGAAGGCGCAACCTTTGGTATTTTATTTAACCAAGGACAAGTTTGCTGTGCCGGATCGCGAATTTTTGTTCAAGAAACGATTTATGAACAATTCATTGCTGCCTTAAAAAAACAATTTGAAGATGTAAAAGTTGGTCTCCCTTGGAAAGAAGAAGTACAAATGGGAGCAATTGTCAGTGAACGACAATTGAAAAAAGTACTCTCATATGTTGACATTGCCAAAGAAGAAGGTGCAGAAATTTTAACGGGTGGTTATCGGTTAACGGAAAACGACCTTGATCAAGGATATTTTATGGCACCAACAATTATTGCAGAGGCTAACAATCACATGCGATGTGCTCGGGAAGAAATTTTCGGACCGGTCGTTACCGTAATAAAGTTCAAAGACGAAGAAGAAGTCATCCAACTAGCAAACGACTCTGAATACGGATTAGGCGGAGCTGTATGGTCAAAAAATATCCATAAAGCAATGCGTGTGGCTACAAAAGTCGAGACCGGTCGGATGTGGGTAAATACGTATAATCAACTACCAGCCGGTGCTCCATTCGGTGGATACAAAAAATCCGGAATAGGCCGTGAAACGTACAAGAGTATTTTGGATGCGTATACACAAACGAAAAATATTTTCATTAACTTGAATGAAGAACCCCTCGGTTTTTATAAATAA
- a CDS encoding Re/Si-specific NAD(P)(+) transhydrogenase subunit alpha, translating into MRIGIPKERVEGETRVAATPKSVSRLKKLGFDVVIESGAGKEASFTDDQYVVAGAEVMQTEEVYACEIIYKVNPPLDEEIPKLKEGSTLVSFFYPAQNKELVDQLAKKHINVLAMDMVPRISRAQSMDALSSMANIGGYRAVTEALHEFGRFLNGQITAAGKVPPAKVLVIGAGVAGLAAIGMSKSLGAIVRAFDTRLEVAEQIESMGGEFLKLDFDGEEDASTSTGYAKVMSKEFLEAEKKLFFEQAKEVDIIITTALVQGKKAPTLITKEMVDSMKPGSIVVDMAASAGGNCEYTVPGKKVVTEGGVKVLGYTDLPGRLPAQSSEMYATNLVNLTKLLCKEKDGNIDIDFEDVILRNMCVIKEGKITYPPPAISVSVKTEQKEEKKEEPTVSPAKTKKNPTTSKLLFGGLAIFFFLWLGHISPPEFLNHLTVFALAIVAGYYVVWNVTHALHTPLMSVTNAISGIIIVGALLQMNSSITIVQIISFLGILIASINIFGGFTVTKRMLKMFMKSEEV; encoded by the coding sequence ATGAGAATCGGAATCCCCAAAGAACGGGTCGAAGGAGAAACCCGGGTTGCTGCAACGCCGAAATCCGTTAGCAGACTAAAAAAACTCGGCTTTGATGTAGTCATTGAGTCGGGTGCGGGAAAGGAGGCAAGTTTTACTGACGATCAATATGTAGTAGCTGGAGCAGAAGTCATGCAAACCGAAGAAGTGTATGCATGCGAAATCATTTATAAAGTGAATCCACCATTGGACGAAGAGATTCCGAAACTAAAAGAAGGATCCACACTCGTAAGTTTTTTCTATCCTGCTCAAAACAAAGAACTCGTCGATCAACTCGCCAAAAAACATATCAATGTACTTGCAATGGATATGGTTCCACGGATTTCCCGTGCCCAATCGATGGATGCACTATCCTCTATGGCGAATATTGGCGGATACCGGGCCGTTACAGAAGCCTTGCATGAATTCGGTCGGTTTTTAAATGGACAAATTACCGCCGCCGGGAAAGTACCACCGGCGAAAGTGCTTGTGATCGGTGCAGGGGTAGCCGGATTAGCCGCCATTGGTATGAGTAAGTCCTTAGGTGCGATTGTCCGTGCCTTTGATACCCGCCTGGAAGTAGCAGAACAAATCGAATCAATGGGTGGTGAATTTTTAAAATTAGATTTTGACGGTGAAGAAGATGCATCCACTTCTACTGGATATGCAAAGGTGATGTCGAAGGAATTTCTCGAAGCAGAGAAAAAACTATTTTTTGAACAAGCGAAGGAAGTCGACATCATTATTACAACGGCGCTCGTTCAAGGGAAAAAGGCACCAACATTAATTACAAAGGAAATGGTCGACAGTATGAAACCTGGCTCAATTGTTGTCGACATGGCTGCCTCCGCTGGCGGTAACTGTGAATATACCGTTCCAGGCAAAAAAGTCGTGACAGAAGGCGGCGTGAAAGTTTTAGGCTATACAGATTTACCTGGGCGATTACCTGCACAATCATCGGAAATGTATGCGACGAATCTCGTCAATTTAACAAAATTGCTTTGTAAAGAAAAAGATGGAAATATCGATATCGATTTTGAAGATGTTATTTTACGTAACATGTGTGTAATAAAGGAAGGAAAAATCACTTATCCACCGCCTGCCATTAGCGTATCTGTCAAAACGGAACAAAAAGAGGAGAAAAAGGAAGAACCGACCGTATCACCGGCGAAAACGAAAAAAAATCCAACGACATCCAAACTATTATTTGGCGGTTTAGCGATTTTCTTCTTCCTTTGGTTAGGCCATATTTCACCGCCTGAGTTTTTAAATCACTTAACGGTATTTGCCCTAGCCATTGTTGCTGGTTATTACGTCGTCTGGAACGTTACCCATGCTCTACACACTCCATTGATGTCTGTGACGAATGCAATCTCCGGCATCATTATCGTCGGTGCATTATTACAAATGAATAGTTCGATCACTATCGTTCAAATTATCTCTTTCCTTGGAATTTTAATTGCTTCCATTAACATTTTTGGTGGCTTTACGGTTACGAAAAGAATGTTAAAGATGTTTATGAAAAGCGAGGAGGTGTAG
- the pntB gene encoding Re/Si-specific NAD(P)(+) transhydrogenase subunit beta, whose amino-acid sequence MVSAAYIIAGLLFIMSLAGLSKQETAKGGNYFGMVGMTIALVATIISIEHDTESITYIIVAVLIGAFVGILLARKVDMTEMPELIAALHSFVGLAAVFVGYNSFIALLSDTSFSGTMLTIHLVEIYLGIFIGAITFTGSIVAFGKLHGKIRSNPLILPFKDALNVLLLIVSLILMYFFVVGEGTQSGYIYLAIMTAIALFLGWHMVMAIGGADMPVVISFLNSLSGWAAAASGFMLSNDLLIITGALVGSSGAILSYIMCQGMNRNFFSVITGGFGNEGASGSTEEMGEYQQISPEDVAEMLKQSSSVIITPGYGMAVAQAQYPIAEITKKLRDNGITVRFGIHPVAGRLPGHMNVLLAEAKVPYDIVLDMEEINDDFPETDTVLVIGANDTVNPAAIENPTGPIGGMPVLEVWKAKNVIIMKRSMSTGYAGVQNPLFFKENSYMCFGDAKETSEAILNGL is encoded by the coding sequence ATGGTCAGTGCAGCGTATATTATCGCAGGTTTACTTTTTATTATGAGTCTCGCCGGTCTATCAAAACAAGAAACGGCAAAAGGCGGAAATTATTTTGGCATGGTTGGGATGACCATTGCTTTAGTTGCGACAATCATAAGTATTGAACATGATACGGAAAGCATTACCTATATAATCGTAGCGGTCTTAATCGGAGCGTTTGTTGGTATTTTGTTAGCTAGAAAAGTAGACATGACCGAAATGCCTGAATTAATTGCTGCCTTGCATAGTTTTGTCGGATTGGCCGCTGTATTTGTCGGATATAACAGCTTTATTGCTTTGCTTTCAGACACCTCTTTTTCTGGTACGATGTTAACGATTCATTTAGTCGAAATTTATCTCGGTATATTCATCGGCGCCATTACCTTTACCGGTTCGATCGTCGCTTTTGGAAAATTGCATGGAAAAATCCGCTCCAATCCTTTGATTTTACCTTTTAAAGATGCACTAAATGTCTTGCTTTTAATCGTTTCGCTCATATTGATGTATTTCTTTGTTGTGGGAGAAGGTACACAATCCGGGTATATTTACCTCGCAATAATGACCGCCATCGCCTTATTTTTAGGTTGGCATATGGTCATGGCGATTGGTGGTGCGGATATGCCGGTTGTTATTTCCTTCCTAAATTCCTTATCCGGTTGGGCGGCCGCTGCATCGGGATTTATGTTGTCCAATGATCTATTAATCATTACCGGTGCGCTCGTCGGTTCCTCAGGTGCGATTTTGTCCTATATTATGTGTCAAGGAATGAATCGGAACTTTTTCTCAGTCATCACCGGTGGCTTTGGTAATGAAGGAGCAAGTGGATCGACGGAAGAAATGGGTGAGTACCAACAAATCAGCCCAGAAGACGTGGCGGAAATGTTAAAACAATCGAGTTCTGTTATTATTACACCGGGATACGGAATGGCGGTTGCCCAAGCCCAATATCCGATTGCAGAAATAACGAAAAAGCTACGGGATAACGGAATTACTGTTCGTTTTGGGATTCATCCGGTTGCAGGACGGCTTCCGGGACATATGAATGTATTACTCGCAGAAGCAAAAGTACCTTATGATATTGTTTTGGATATGGAAGAGATTAATGATGATTTTCCGGAAACTGATACAGTTCTTGTCATCGGCGCAAATGACACCGTAAACCCGGCAGCCATTGAAAATCCAACCGGCCCCATCGGTGGAATGCCTGTTTTGGAAGTTTGGAAAGCAAAAAACGTTATCATTATGAAACGTTCGATGAGTACCGGATATGCGGGCGTCCAAAATCCGTTATTCTTTAAAGAAAATTCTTACATGTGCTTCGGGGATGCAAAGGAAACATCTGAGGCGATTTTGAATGGACTTTAA